In Deltaproteobacteria bacterium, one DNA window encodes the following:
- the grpE gene encoding nucleotide exchange factor GrpE, with protein sequence MTDETKKKDDEGLISGVPLSAFEEALKAVESIQQSSREKKAKPKVKREVEAEVEIETRGAGDLDDLLKYLGGAGGAQPGAKPAKGGREHPEIPAGPVSKTTEDLDALAELLRQEQDLEKEAEFLRTVLMDKAQKGEAVDPKAVEEKQTKIDELHERLLRIQAEFNNFKKRIERDKAEIVRFSNENLLLALLPIIDNVERAMAHARATQDTEAVIDGLDLILRQLFDTLAAKGLRRLEAESEVFDPAFHDAMATFETDEMEPGRVLSQYERGYLLHGRLLRPARVVVAVKPATRRAANDQQPSEGAGS encoded by the coding sequence GTGACCGACGAAACGAAGAAAAAGGACGACGAGGGACTGATCTCGGGCGTGCCGCTCTCCGCCTTCGAGGAGGCGTTGAAGGCCGTCGAGTCGATCCAGCAGTCCAGTCGTGAGAAAAAAGCCAAACCCAAGGTGAAGCGCGAAGTCGAAGCCGAGGTCGAGATCGAAACCCGGGGTGCGGGCGATCTGGACGATCTGTTGAAATACCTGGGCGGCGCGGGGGGCGCGCAACCCGGCGCCAAACCGGCCAAGGGTGGTCGCGAGCATCCCGAGATCCCCGCGGGCCCCGTTTCGAAGACCACCGAGGACCTCGACGCGCTGGCCGAATTGCTCCGCCAGGAACAGGATCTGGAAAAAGAGGCGGAGTTCCTGCGCACGGTCCTGATGGACAAGGCGCAAAAGGGCGAGGCCGTCGATCCCAAGGCAGTCGAAGAAAAACAGACGAAGATCGACGAGCTGCACGAACGTCTCTTGCGGATTCAGGCGGAATTCAATAATTTCAAGAAACGCATCGAACGTGACAAGGCGGAGATCGTCCGATTCTCGAATGAGAATCTTCTGCTCGCGTTGCTGCCGATCATCGACAACGTGGAGCGGGCGATGGCTCACGCACGGGCGACGCAGGATACCGAAGCCGTGATCGACGGTCTCGACCTGATTCTGCGGCAGTTGTTCGATACGCTGGCCGCCAAGGGGTTGCGAAGGCTCGAGGCTGAGAGTGAGGTCTTCGACCCGGCGTTTCACGACGCCATGGCGACGTTCGAGACGGATGAAATGGAGCCCGGGCGCGTGCTCAGTCAGTACGAGCGCGGGTATTTGCTGCACGGACGATTGCTGCGTCCGGCGCGCGTGGTGGTGGCGGTCAAGCCCGCGACCCGGCGTGCGGCGAACGACCAGCAGCCGTCCGAAGGCGCGGGGTCATGA
- the glgB gene encoding 1,4-alpha-glucan branching protein GlgB, with amino-acid sequence MSDREGPLTDYDLHLFCEGNHGFAYDKFGAHLEIRKGVAGTRFAVWAPNAREVSVVGDFNGWNRETHRLESVGSSGVWQGFVPGVKQGDCYKFFIRSNVNGYEVEKSDPFGFSAELRPKTASVVWDIEDYAWDDGEWMASRAPRNRLDAAMSIYEVHLGSWRRTEDGRWLTYRELADQLVDYVRDLGFTHVEFLPVTEHPFDASWGYQTIGYFAPTSRFGTPQDFMYRVDRFHQAGVGVLLDWVPAHFPKDGHGLSYFDGTHLYEHADPRKGEHQDWGTLIFNYGRHEVRSFLLASALFWLDKYHIDGLRVDAVASMLYLDYSRKAGEWVPNAHGGRENLEAIEFLRRANQMIYEKFPDCFTCAEESTAWPGVSRPTYLGGLGFGFKWNMGWMHDMLRYMSKEPVYRQYHHNDLTFGMLYASHENFVLPFSHDEVVHGKGSMLGKMPGDGWRKFANLRALYGYMWCYPGKKLLFMGCEFGQGSEWNDAWQLDWHLMQFEFQRGLHRWLRDLNALLKTNASLHEVDYDWTGFQWIDCTDHLHSVISFYRKAKNPEDVMVCVCNFTPVPRMNYRVGLPVGGSWREVLNSDAHAYGGSNLGNAGRIESRQEECHGLPHCAEMVLPPLSTLILKPDR; translated from the coding sequence ATGTCGGACCGTGAGGGACCGCTGACGGACTACGATCTGCATCTGTTCTGCGAGGGCAACCACGGCTTCGCGTATGACAAGTTCGGGGCGCATCTCGAAATACGAAAGGGCGTGGCCGGAACCCGCTTCGCCGTCTGGGCGCCGAACGCGCGCGAGGTCAGCGTCGTCGGCGACTTCAACGGCTGGAACCGCGAAACGCACCGGCTCGAAAGCGTCGGCTCTTCCGGCGTGTGGCAGGGATTCGTTCCGGGCGTGAAGCAGGGCGACTGCTACAAGTTTTTTATCCGCTCCAACGTGAATGGTTACGAGGTCGAGAAGTCCGATCCTTTCGGCTTCTCGGCCGAGCTTCGGCCCAAGACCGCATCCGTGGTCTGGGACATCGAGGACTACGCGTGGGACGACGGCGAGTGGATGGCGTCGCGCGCGCCGCGCAACCGTCTCGACGCGGCGATGTCGATCTACGAAGTGCATCTGGGTTCGTGGCGACGTACCGAGGACGGCCGCTGGCTGACCTACCGCGAACTCGCCGACCAGCTCGTCGATTACGTGCGCGATCTCGGATTCACGCACGTCGAGTTTCTGCCGGTTACCGAGCACCCCTTCGATGCGTCGTGGGGCTATCAGACGATCGGCTACTTCGCGCCGACGAGTCGTTTCGGGACGCCGCAGGATTTCATGTACCGCGTGGACCGGTTCCATCAGGCCGGTGTCGGCGTTCTTCTCGATTGGGTGCCCGCGCATTTCCCCAAGGACGGCCACGGGCTGTCGTACTTCGACGGCACGCACCTGTACGAACACGCGGACCCGCGAAAGGGAGAGCATCAGGATTGGGGAACGCTGATTTTCAACTACGGTCGTCACGAGGTGCGCAGCTTCCTGCTCGCGTCGGCGCTGTTCTGGCTCGACAAGTATCACATCGATGGCCTGCGCGTGGACGCCGTGGCCTCGATGCTCTATCTCGACTACTCCCGCAAAGCCGGTGAGTGGGTGCCCAACGCGCACGGCGGGCGCGAGAACCTCGAGGCGATCGAGTTCCTGCGTCGCGCGAATCAGATGATCTATGAAAAATTCCCCGACTGCTTCACCTGCGCGGAGGAATCGACCGCGTGGCCCGGCGTGTCGCGACCGACGTACCTGGGCGGACTCGGATTCGGCTTCAAGTGGAACATGGGCTGGATGCACGACATGCTGCGCTACATGTCGAAGGAGCCCGTGTATCGACAATACCACCACAACGACCTGACCTTCGGCATGCTTTACGCCTCGCACGAAAACTTCGTTCTGCCGTTTTCCCACGACGAAGTCGTGCACGGAAAAGGCTCGATGCTGGGCAAGATGCCCGGCGACGGCTGGAGGAAATTCGCGAACCTGCGCGCGCTCTACGGATACATGTGGTGCTATCCGGGCAAGAAGTTGCTCTTCATGGGCTGCGAGTTCGGCCAGGGCAGCGAATGGAACGACGCGTGGCAACTCGACTGGCATCTGATGCAGTTCGAATTTCAGCGCGGCCTGCACCGCTGGCTTCGCGATCTGAACGCGCTTTTGAAAACGAATGCGTCCCTGCACGAGGTCGATTACGACTGGACGGGTTTCCAGTGGATCGACTGCACCGATCACCTGCACAGCGTCATCAGCTTCTATCGAAAAGCGAAGAATCCCGAAGACGTCATGGTGTGCGTGTGCAATTTCACGCCCGTGCCGCGCATGAACTACCGCGTCGGCCTGCCGGTCGGCGGTTCGTGGCGCGAGGTCCTCAACAGCGATGCGCATGCCTACGGCGGATCGAATCTCGGCAACGCGGGTCGTATCGAGTCGCGCCAAGAGGAATGCCACGGGCTTCCCCACTGCGCGGAAATGGTGCTGCCGCCGCTCTCGACGCTGATTCTCAAGCCCGATCGGTGA
- the dnaK gene encoding molecular chaperone DnaK — protein sequence MSKAIGIDLGTTNSCVALMEAGEPIVIANSEGSRTTPSMVAFTENGERPVGQVAKRQAITNPENTVFAVKRLIGRKFASPEIQKARKMVPYKIVAADNGDAWVQVQGRAYSPAQISAMILEKMKQTAEDYLGEEVTDAVITVPAYFDDAQRQATKDAGAIAGLNVLRIINEPTAASLAYGLDKKGEEKIAVFDLGGGTFDISVLEINDGVFEVKSTNGDTFLGGEDFDARIIQYLVRQFKADSNIDLTSDKMALQRLKEASEKAKHELSSVMQTDVNLPFITADQTGPKHLNIRLTRDQLEDLVSDLIDRIENPCKTAIRDGGVPSDQIDRIILVGGMTRMPAVQRKVRQIFNKEPYIGINPDEVVAVGAAIQGAVLRGEVKDVLLLDVTPLSLGIETLGGVFTRIIEKNTTIPTKKSQVFSTAADNQPAVTVHVLQGEREMATDNRSLGRFELVGIPPAPRGVPQIEVTFDIDANGIVHVSAKDLGTGKKQSIQVTGGSGLTEAEIDRMVREAESHREDDIKRRELAELKNNADGLIYTSEKSMREYAERLSDQEMDQIENAIAELKEALKGEDMRAIRNAIEELNKASHKLAETMYSTTLGGGVSGGGEEDFDEEFDDFDDFDDDF from the coding sequence ATGAGCAAGGCCATCGGGATTGACCTGGGAACCACGAATTCGTGCGTGGCATTGATGGAGGCCGGAGAGCCGATCGTCATCGCCAACTCCGAGGGATCGCGCACCACCCCTTCGATGGTGGCGTTTACCGAGAACGGTGAGCGTCCGGTCGGTCAGGTGGCGAAACGACAGGCGATCACCAATCCGGAGAACACGGTATTCGCGGTCAAACGCCTCATCGGTCGGAAATTCGCGAGCCCCGAGATCCAGAAGGCGCGCAAAATGGTGCCTTACAAGATCGTGGCGGCCGACAACGGCGACGCGTGGGTCCAGGTGCAGGGCCGCGCCTACAGCCCGGCGCAGATCTCCGCGATGATCCTGGAGAAGATGAAGCAGACCGCCGAGGACTATCTCGGTGAGGAAGTCACGGACGCCGTCATCACGGTTCCCGCGTATTTCGACGACGCCCAGCGTCAGGCCACCAAGGACGCCGGCGCGATCGCCGGTCTCAACGTGCTGCGCATCATCAACGAGCCGACCGCTGCGTCGCTGGCTTACGGCCTCGATAAAAAAGGCGAGGAAAAGATCGCCGTATTCGACCTGGGCGGCGGCACCTTCGACATCTCGGTGCTCGAGATCAACGACGGCGTGTTCGAGGTGAAGAGCACGAACGGCGACACGTTCCTGGGCGGCGAAGACTTCGACGCGCGAATCATCCAATACCTCGTGCGCCAGTTCAAGGCCGACAGCAACATCGATCTCACGTCGGACAAGATGGCGTTGCAGCGCCTCAAGGAAGCCTCCGAGAAGGCCAAGCACGAACTGTCCTCGGTCATGCAGACCGACGTGAATCTGCCGTTCATCACGGCCGACCAAACGGGCCCGAAGCACCTCAACATTCGCCTGACCCGCGACCAGCTCGAAGACCTCGTCTCCGACCTGATCGACCGGATCGAGAACCCGTGCAAGACGGCGATCCGGGACGGCGGCGTGCCGTCCGACCAGATCGACCGCATCATCCTCGTCGGCGGCATGACCCGCATGCCCGCGGTGCAGCGCAAGGTGCGCCAGATCTTCAACAAAGAGCCTTATATCGGCATCAACCCCGACGAGGTCGTCGCGGTCGGCGCGGCGATTCAGGGCGCGGTGCTGCGCGGCGAGGTCAAGGACGTTCTGCTGCTCGACGTGACCCCGCTCTCCCTCGGCATCGAAACGCTGGGCGGCGTCTTCACGCGCATCATCGAAAAGAACACCACCATCCCGACCAAGAAGAGCCAGGTCTTTTCGACGGCGGCCGACAACCAGCCCGCGGTCACCGTGCATGTTCTGCAGGGCGAGCGCGAAATGGCCACGGACAACCGCAGCCTCGGTCGATTCGAACTCGTCGGAATTCCGCCCGCTCCGCGCGGCGTGCCCCAGATCGAGGTCACTTTCGACATCGACGCCAACGGCATCGTGCACGTGTCCGCCAAGGACCTCGGCACCGGCAAGAAGCAGTCGATTCAGGTCACCGGCGGATCGGGACTCACCGAGGCCGAGATCGACCGCATGGTCCGCGAGGCCGAGTCGCACCGCGAGGACGACATCAAGCGGCGCGAATTGGCCGAACTCAAGAACAACGCCGACGGCCTGATCTATACCTCCGAAAAGTCGATGCGCGAGTACGCCGAGCGGTTGTCGGATCAGGAGATGGATCAGATTGAAAACGCGATCGCCGAACTCAAGGAAGCCCTCAAGGGCGAGGACATGCGCGCGATTCGCAACGCGATCGAGGAACTCAACAAGGCCTCGCACAAGCTGGCCGAGACGATGTACTCCACCACCCTGGGCGGCGGCGTTTCCGGCGGAGGAGAAGAGGACTTCGACGAGGAGTTCGACGACTTCGACGACTTCGACGACGACTTCTGA
- a CDS encoding hemolysin III family protein: MNQPDDDHRETPAEEVANALTHGLGALLAAAALAVLVTLAAIRGDAWRVVSFAIYGASLVILYLASTLLHAVRHPNWEKILHHLDYSAIFLLIAGTYTPYMLVNLRGPWGWTLFGIAWGIAAIGIVLRLTLGHRYRRVYLAMYLGMGWMMIVAIKPLMAKLEPMGLVWIAIGGLFYTVGVVFYLWRRLPYNHMIWHLFVLGGSISHFFGILFYVLPMPAA; encoded by the coding sequence ATGAACCAACCGGACGACGACCACCGCGAAACGCCCGCCGAAGAGGTGGCGAACGCGCTGACGCACGGCTTGGGCGCGCTGCTGGCGGCGGCGGCGCTGGCGGTGCTGGTCACGCTCGCGGCGATTCGCGGCGACGCGTGGCGCGTCGTGAGCTTCGCCATCTACGGCGCGTCGCTGGTCATCCTCTACCTCGCCTCGACGCTGCTGCACGCGGTTCGCCATCCGAACTGGGAAAAGATCCTGCACCATCTGGACTACTCGGCGATCTTTCTTCTCATTGCGGGCACCTACACGCCGTACATGCTGGTGAACCTGCGCGGGCCGTGGGGCTGGACGCTCTTCGGCATCGCGTGGGGGATCGCCGCGATTGGCATCGTGTTGCGCCTGACGCTCGGCCACCGCTACCGCCGCGTCTATCTCGCCATGTATCTGGGCATGGGGTGGATGATGATCGTCGCCATCAAACCGCTCATGGCGAAGCTCGAACCGATGGGGCTCGTCTGGATCGCCATTGGCGGGCTGTTTTACACGGTCGGTGTCGTGTTCTATCTGTGGCGCCGCCTGCCGTACAACCACATGATCTGGCACCTGTTCGTGCTCGGCGGCAGCATCAGCCACTTTTTCGGGATTCTGTTTTACGTGCTGCCCATGCCGGCCGCGTAA
- a CDS encoding aminotransferase class V-fold PLP-dependent enzyme, whose protein sequence is MTHERNAWFRLWTLDPEVIHLNHGSFGATPLVVQERQSEFRARLERDPMRFFLREYESFIEESRAALAAFVNADPDGLAFVDNATSAVNAVLRSLQFGPGDEIVITNHGYNACNNAARYVADRAGARVVVADVPFPVASEDAVFESIVAAVTPRTRIAVIDHVTSPTALIFPIERLVRELDRRGVDTLVDGAHALGMLPLDLDRLGAAYYTANAHKWLCTPKGAAFLHVRADRRDRVRPLVISHGANAPVRDRSRLCVEFDWTGTRDPSAWLAIPACVAFLESLMVGGIAALMRRNHDMAVRARNRLAAALGVAPPCPISMLGSMAALPLPPGIAPAAEPDAAIDPLQDLLEREHRITVPIIAWPGIGRLVRVSMHVYNDQSDIDALADALSARVGRS, encoded by the coding sequence GTGACGCACGAACGCAATGCGTGGTTCCGTCTCTGGACGCTCGATCCTGAGGTCATTCACCTGAACCATGGATCGTTCGGTGCGACACCACTCGTCGTACAAGAACGCCAATCGGAGTTTCGCGCGCGGCTCGAACGCGACCCGATGAGGTTTTTCCTTCGGGAATACGAGAGCTTCATTGAAGAGTCCCGCGCGGCACTCGCCGCGTTCGTGAACGCCGACCCCGATGGCCTCGCCTTTGTCGATAACGCCACGAGCGCGGTGAATGCCGTGCTGCGGTCGCTCCAATTCGGACCCGGCGACGAGATCGTCATCACGAACCACGGCTACAACGCGTGCAACAACGCGGCGCGATACGTCGCCGATCGCGCCGGGGCGCGGGTGGTCGTCGCCGACGTGCCGTTTCCGGTCGCGAGCGAGGACGCGGTGTTCGAGTCGATCGTCGCCGCCGTCACGCCGCGCACGCGTATCGCCGTCATCGACCACGTGACGAGCCCGACCGCTCTCATCTTCCCGATCGAGCGCCTCGTGCGCGAGCTCGACCGGCGCGGCGTGGATACGCTGGTGGACGGCGCGCATGCGCTGGGCATGTTGCCGCTCGACCTCGATCGCCTCGGCGCGGCGTACTACACCGCGAACGCCCACAAGTGGCTGTGCACGCCCAAGGGCGCGGCGTTCCTGCATGTTCGCGCGGATCGCCGCGATCGCGTGCGGCCCCTGGTCATCAGCCACGGCGCGAACGCACCGGTTCGCGACCGATCACGACTGTGCGTGGAGTTCGACTGGACCGGCACGCGGGACCCGAGCGCGTGGCTGGCGATTCCGGCATGCGTCGCGTTTCTCGAATCGCTCATGGTTGGAGGAATCGCGGCGTTGATGCGGCGCAATCACGACATGGCGGTCCGTGCCCGCAACCGACTCGCAGCCGCGCTCGGTGTTGCACCTCCCTGCCCGATTTCCATGCTCGGCTCGATGGCCGCCCTGCCGCTTCCACCCGGCATTGCGCCCGCCGCTGAACCCGATGCCGCGATCGACCCTTTGCAGGATCTGCTCGAGCGCGAGCATCGGATCACGGTACCGATCATCGCGTGGCCCGGGATCGGGCGGCTCGTCCGCGTGTCGATGCACGTCTACAACGACCAATCGGACATCGATGCACTCGCGGACGCGCTCTCGGCGCGCGTTGGTCGGTCTTAG
- a CDS encoding NDP-sugar synthase: MTPVRAMVLAAGLGTRLRPITEQIPKPLAPVIAKPLIEQAFANLAEAGISEVIVNTHHLRETMRRWLRDGPIFGHRVTVSEEKETLLGTGGGIKKAKWFLAKSDPFVVLNGDTLSRPDLRAALESHRVSGALATLVLREDPRAARYGMVSADESGRVVDIAGRAGAPGPRGGVFIGAHVVSPEIFDHMPSSDAFCIVNDVYVPLLRAGDERIRAIFTTRPFFDLGTVEDFAEAQFDLMREGLKDFPHLYSGLVQKKRHVYVAASVKISRSAAVVGPAAICAGVNIGENAQIGPNAVIGAGVTIGDGARVTRSIIWPGARVNTDETLANVVRMPTLDATIPRTREPLFNG; the protein is encoded by the coding sequence ATGACCCCCGTGCGCGCCATGGTGTTGGCCGCCGGTCTTGGCACGCGGCTGAGGCCGATCACCGAACAGATCCCCAAGCCGCTCGCGCCCGTCATCGCCAAACCGCTCATTGAACAAGCCTTCGCAAACCTCGCCGAAGCAGGAATCAGCGAGGTCATCGTCAACACGCACCACCTGCGCGAAACCATGCGACGGTGGCTGCGCGACGGACCGATCTTCGGTCACCGCGTCACCGTTTCCGAGGAGAAAGAGACGCTGCTCGGAACGGGCGGCGGCATCAAGAAAGCGAAGTGGTTTCTCGCCAAAAGCGATCCCTTCGTGGTGCTCAATGGCGACACGCTCTCGCGGCCCGATCTGCGCGCCGCCCTCGAGTCGCATCGGGTGAGCGGCGCGCTCGCGACGCTGGTGCTCCGCGAAGATCCTCGCGCCGCGCGCTACGGAATGGTCAGCGCCGACGAGTCCGGGCGCGTCGTCGACATCGCGGGGCGCGCGGGAGCGCCGGGGCCGCGCGGCGGCGTTTTCATCGGCGCGCATGTCGTCTCGCCGGAAATCTTCGACCACATGCCCTCGTCGGATGCGTTCTGCATCGTCAATGATGTCTATGTTCCGCTCCTTCGCGCGGGAGACGAGCGCATTCGCGCGATCTTCACCACGCGGCCGTTTTTCGACCTGGGGACGGTGGAAGACTTCGCCGAAGCGCAGTTCGACCTGATGCGCGAGGGCCTGAAGGACTTTCCGCATCTGTACTCCGGCTTGGTGCAAAAAAAACGGCACGTCTACGTCGCGGCGTCCGTAAAGATCTCGCGTTCCGCCGCGGTGGTGGGTCCGGCCGCGATCTGCGCGGGCGTGAACATCGGCGAGAACGCGCAGATCGGTCCCAACGCGGTCATCGGCGCGGGCGTGACGATCGGCGACGGCGCGCGCGTGACGAGATCCATCATCTGGCCGGGCGCGCGCGTCAATACGGACGAAACCCTGGCAAACGTCGTGCGCATGCCGACGCTCGACGCCACCATTCCGCGCACGCGCGAACCGCTCTTCAACGGGTGA
- a CDS encoding S8 family serine peptidase, whose product MYERLAVAAADLNEDDRRRVLESDVVEKIFRNEIRRFPPCPISTAEPQITSIEEAAGDPHAAYLLGMRDATQAALRHYKSRTVELPPNRRAPRAGTSINWNISMIGVSGPRYGFTGKGVKVAVLDTGIDMRHPDFQDRFVEGVNAVSFVPGEGPQDANGHGTHCCGIVAGPAQNRLGRRYSVAPRADLLVGKVLGDDGYGTDDGILDGIAWAEEQGARIISMSLGSERSAGGAYSTPYERIAGNLLLGDPGVLLVAAAGNGSNRPHWTKAVENPAACPSIMAVAAIDDRKNVAFFSSRKKDPIGLVDLSAPGVAIVSATTGGGYESLSGTSMATPHVAGVAALNVEKKPEIAARDLWARLLRSAASLGDSSDYGAGLAVAPR is encoded by the coding sequence ATGTATGAACGGCTCGCCGTCGCCGCGGCAGACCTGAACGAGGACGATCGTCGGCGCGTACTCGAATCCGATGTCGTTGAGAAAATCTTTCGCAATGAAATCCGACGCTTCCCTCCATGCCCGATTTCGACCGCGGAACCGCAAATCACGTCCATCGAAGAGGCGGCCGGCGATCCCCATGCCGCTTACCTGCTGGGGATGCGCGACGCCACGCAGGCGGCTCTTCGTCATTATAAATCGCGTACGGTAGAGTTGCCCCCGAATCGGCGCGCTCCGCGCGCGGGAACCTCGATCAACTGGAATATCTCCATGATCGGTGTTTCCGGTCCCCGCTACGGCTTCACCGGCAAAGGCGTCAAAGTCGCCGTGCTCGATACGGGGATCGACATGCGTCACCCGGACTTCCAGGATCGCTTTGTCGAGGGAGTCAACGCCGTCAGTTTCGTGCCGGGCGAAGGACCGCAAGATGCAAATGGACACGGAACGCATTGTTGCGGCATCGTCGCCGGGCCGGCGCAAAATCGCCTGGGGCGACGATATTCCGTCGCGCCGCGGGCCGATTTGCTGGTCGGAAAGGTTCTCGGCGACGACGGATACGGAACCGACGACGGGATTCTCGATGGAATCGCCTGGGCCGAGGAACAGGGGGCGAGAATCATCTCCATGAGCCTGGGCTCGGAGCGCTCCGCGGGCGGTGCGTATTCCACTCCCTACGAACGTATCGCCGGCAACCTTCTGTTGGGAGATCCAGGCGTCCTGCTCGTGGCGGCGGCCGGCAACGGCAGCAACCGTCCCCATTGGACAAAGGCGGTGGAAAACCCGGCCGCTTGTCCGTCGATCATGGCGGTGGCCGCCATCGACGACCGAAAAAACGTAGCCTTTTTCAGTAGCCGAAAAAAGGACCCGATCGGACTCGTCGACCTGTCCGCGCCGGGAGTCGCGATTGTGTCGGCGACGACGGGAGGAGGTTACGAGTCGCTGTCGGGGACGAGCATGGCCACACCGCACGTCGCGGGAGTCGCCGCATTGAACGTCGAGAAGAAACCCGAGATCGCCGCGCGCGATTTGTGGGCAAGACTGCTCCGGTCGGCCGCGTCGCTGGGCGATTCCTCGGATTACGGGGCCGGGTTGGCGGTGGCGCCCCGATGA
- a CDS encoding phosphotransferase — protein MEIAALTDVLAGVEGAPPEGVSLTRLAGDGSDRRYWRANYFVGASPRRVVVMDLVGVKNIVKSEEVTLYHPEGGELPFLNIHRFLTSIGVPIPRALAEDVDAGYVILEDLGDELLLAASVDAARRDALYERAIDILVTLHVEGTRRLTDNCLASKQAFELPLLMWEMRHFTEYGLEKTRTGEIRLPAEDLIVLESVYRRVCERLAALPRVFTHRDYHSRNLLVVGDDLRVIDFQDALLGPAAYDLASLLRDSYNELPEELIDRLIARYLDGREAAGDGPFDRTDFRRDFDWQALQRNLKAIGRFGFFDLVKGRPQFLADIPRTFGYVRRTLGAYADLAPLGDVLARYRPDAFE, from the coding sequence TTGGAAATTGCCGCGCTGACGGACGTACTCGCCGGAGTCGAGGGAGCACCGCCCGAGGGGGTTTCACTCACGCGACTTGCGGGCGACGGGTCCGACCGCCGTTACTGGCGCGCCAATTATTTCGTCGGCGCGTCGCCTCGCCGCGTCGTCGTCATGGACCTGGTCGGCGTCAAGAACATCGTGAAGAGCGAGGAGGTCACGCTCTATCACCCCGAGGGCGGCGAACTCCCGTTTCTGAATATCCACCGATTCCTCACGTCCATCGGCGTCCCGATTCCGCGCGCGCTGGCCGAGGATGTTGACGCGGGATACGTGATCCTCGAGGACCTCGGCGACGAACTGCTGCTCGCCGCGTCGGTCGATGCCGCGCGGCGCGATGCGCTCTACGAACGCGCGATCGATATTCTCGTCACGCTACACGTCGAGGGAACGCGCCGCCTCACGGATAATTGCCTCGCGTCGAAGCAGGCCTTCGAGCTGCCGCTGCTCATGTGGGAGATGCGTCATTTCACCGAATACGGCCTTGAGAAGACGCGCACGGGCGAGATCCGGCTGCCCGCCGAGGACCTGATCGTCCTGGAGTCGGTCTATCGGCGGGTTTGCGAGCGTCTGGCCGCCCTGCCCCGCGTGTTCACTCACCGCGATTACCATTCGCGCAACCTGCTGGTCGTGGGCGACGATCTGCGCGTCATCGATTTTCAGGACGCCCTGCTCGGTCCGGCCGCGTACGACCTCGCGAGCCTTCTGCGCGACAGCTACAACGAATTGCCCGAGGAGCTGATCGACCGCCTGATCGCGCGCTACCTCGACGGGCGCGAAGCCGCGGGCGACGGACCATTCGATCGAACGGATTTCCGCCGCGACTTCGACTGGCAGGCGCTGCAGCGAAACCTCAAGGCGATCGGTCGCTTCGGATTCTTCGATCTGGTCAAGGGTCGGCCGCAGTTTCTCGCGGACATCCCCCGCACATTCGGATACGTACGGCGCACGCTCGGCGCCTATGCCGACCTCGCCCCGCTGGGCGACGTGCTCGCCCGATACCGCCCCGACGCGTTTGAATGA
- a CDS encoding proprotein convertase P-domain-containing protein, whose protein sequence is MSQSKFVFMTVMITAIVFAAMAPAQAGFYQYQATPNLAIPDDTCGSSSVTSQINVPVDHTITELELGIVLTHSYRGDLWIQLTSPASETITLFLDHTLGGTPGDGANNIYGTFDEDAAGFPDNGLNDSNASYANRRFQTWDDGNPSALGLDNYIGDSSLGTWTMTICDDASVDTGTLGSWALQITDDIPTTTTTTTTTPATTTTTIPSDDDTDDDMDDDADDDVDDDSDDDADDDDTDDDSDDDTWFPDDDDGGWFPDDDEGDDDDDDAGPNWPGGGGESNGGSSGDDDDDGGGMCA, encoded by the coding sequence ATGTCGCAGTCCAAGTTCGTTTTCATGACGGTGATGATCACGGCGATCGTGTTCGCCGCGATGGCTCCGGCCCAAGCCGGGTTCTACCAATACCAAGCGACACCGAATCTGGCGATTCCCGACGACACCTGCGGCTCGTCGTCCGTGACGAGCCAGATCAACGTGCCGGTCGACCACACGATCACCGAACTCGAACTCGGCATCGTCCTCACGCACTCGTATCGCGGAGACCTGTGGATCCAGCTTACGTCGCCGGCGAGTGAGACGATCACGCTGTTTCTCGATCACACGCTCGGCGGCACCCCCGGGGACGGAGCGAACAACATCTACGGGACCTTTGACGAAGACGCGGCGGGATTTCCCGACAACGGGCTCAACGATTCCAACGCTTCTTACGCCAACCGCCGTTTTCAAACTTGGGACGACGGCAATCCCTCCGCGCTGGGTCTCGACAACTACATCGGCGACTCTTCGCTCGGCACGTGGACGATGACCATCTGCGACGACGCATCGGTCGACACGGGCACGCTCGGGTCGTGGGCGCTCCAGATCACGGACGACATCCCGACCACGACCACCACCACGACCACGACGCCGGCCACCACGACCACGACCATCCCGTCGGATGACGACACGGACGATGACATGGACGACGACGCGGATGACGATGTCGACGACGACTCAGACGACGATGCGGACGACGACGACACCGACGACGATTCGGACGACGACACTTGGTTCCCGGATGATGACGACGGCGGGTGGTTCCCGGACGACGACGAGGGGGACGACGACGATGACGACGCCGGACCGAATTGGCCGGGCGGCGGTGGAGAGTCGAATGGGGGCTCGTCGGGGGATGACGATGATGACGGCGGCGGCATGTGCGCATGA